In Flavobacterium endoglycinae, one DNA window encodes the following:
- a CDS encoding alpha/beta hydrolase, which produces MKNLKILVFAVLLFASSMSYAAKVDTLQIASTAMGKTYKAAVVLPNTYAKSKTAFPVMYLLHGAYGHFSDWLKNTPNKKLVQSLSDQYNLIIVMPEGETFSFYLDSPVNKESQFETFITQEVIQKVDQTYKTISNRTGRVITGLSMGGHGALYLSTRHPDLFCAAGSMSGAVDMGAMLNRDSSAQVVKLMQPVFGDKSGSTEMYEQHAVLGMLDKIKANKLPLIIDCGVDDFLIEPNRELHRRMVYNKIEHDYTERPGAHTWEYWENSLPYHVLFFSKILLKNQTVTKK; this is translated from the coding sequence ATGAAAAACCTTAAAATTTTAGTATTTGCAGTTTTGCTTTTCGCTTCGTCAATGTCCTATGCGGCAAAAGTAGACACTTTACAAATTGCAAGTACGGCTATGGGAAAAACCTATAAAGCGGCTGTCGTGCTGCCAAATACCTATGCCAAAAGTAAAACCGCTTTTCCAGTGATGTATTTATTACATGGAGCTTACGGACATTTTAGTGACTGGTTAAAAAATACTCCAAATAAAAAATTGGTTCAAAGCTTATCAGATCAATATAACTTGATTATCGTAATGCCAGAAGGTGAAACATTCAGCTTTTATCTGGATAGTCCTGTAAATAAAGAAAGTCAGTTTGAAACTTTCATTACACAGGAAGTAATTCAAAAAGTAGATCAGACCTATAAAACCATTAGCAATCGAACAGGACGTGTTATAACAGGACTTTCAATGGGCGGACATGGTGCTTTGTATCTTTCAACCCGACATCCAGATTTATTCTGTGCTGCAGGAAGTATGAGTGGCGCTGTAGATATGGGAGCAATGCTTAACAGAGATTCTTCGGCTCAGGTGGTAAAATTAATGCAGCCCGTTTTTGGCGATAAAAGCGGCAGTACCGAAATGTACGAACAGCATGCTGTTTTAGGAATGCTGGATAAAATAAAAGCCAACAAACTTCCTTTGATTATTGACTGCGGTGTTGATGATTTCTTGATAGAGCCAAACAGAGAATTGCACAGAAGAATGGTTTACAATAAAATTGAACACGATTATACCGAACGTCCAGGCGCACATACATGGGAATATTGGGAAAATTCTTTACCATATCACGTATTATTTTTCAGCAAAATTCTGCTTAAAAACCAAACGGTTACAAAAAAGTAA
- a CDS encoding DUF3244 domain-containing protein translates to MKKSLKLSLVAAVLLSGLSTYAIDGGNSFNLHVLKTNGKMITFAMNQVQKASISIYDKDNNLIYSENASGKEGILRTFSLEEFPTGTYFLEIQDNFKKSRHEITVTASATVLSPKALQK, encoded by the coding sequence ATGAAAAAGAGTTTAAAATTAAGTTTAGTAGCGGCAGTGCTCCTTTCAGGTTTAAGTACGTATGCAATTGACGGAGGAAATAGTTTTAACCTTCATGTATTGAAAACAAATGGAAAAATGATCACGTTTGCCATGAACCAAGTTCAAAAAGCAAGCATTAGCATTTATGACAAAGACAATAATTTAATTTATTCTGAAAATGCTTCTGGCAAAGAAGGTATTTTAAGAACTTTCAGTCTTGAAGAATTTCCAACCGGAACTTACTTTTTAGAAATTCAAGACAATTTTAAAAAATCAAGACACGAAATCACAGTTACTGCTTCGGCAACAGTATTGTCGCCAAAAGCATTACAAAAATAA
- a CDS encoding M13 family metallopeptidase produces the protein MNLFRKPLVFLFLGLALFSCNKKETAFSDPLLTNRDTTVNPADDFFTYANGGWFKKNPIPGTESSNGIMKIVMDTINKQIKNICEKSAEENAPKGSNKQKIGDFYATGMDTLAIEKAGLTPLNAEFQKINDIKDVPELVNVIAHLQTIGANPAFSFYVSQDDKISSKYALFFNQGGLGMKQRDYYLDNDKRNVAIRAEYLKHLKAMMQFTGEEDAAASKNADVIMKLETELAKSSRKLEDLRDPLKNYNKLSVDKFNTLTSNIDWKKVLPVLGIAKADSVIVGQPEFFKALNETLKTYSINDWKTYLKWNLINAYAEYLPKKFEKQDFKFFRTVLMGVTAQKPRWERIVSHTDDYLGDLIGQVYVAEYMPKGVKEKLQEVGNNIRDVFADHIKKLDWMSEPTKKKALYKLSKIVMKLGYPDKWKDMSQLSIDRTSFCGNVLKANNWAYKHMINKYGKPVDKNEWGMQPHTYNAYYSPSNNEIVIPACNIIVPGYEGRMPDDAIIYGIIGGSFFGHEITHGFDDQGSQYDEKGNLNNWWTAEDLKKFKAKTKLIVSQYSKYSISGKNVNGDATQGENIADLGGVVMGYEAFQKTKQFKENEKINGLTPDQRYFLAYAYSWMINRRDEAKINQIMTDVHAPEQFRVNGPMSNIPQFYKAFNVKENNKIYLPDSLRVSIW, from the coding sequence ATGAATTTATTCAGAAAACCTCTTGTCTTCCTGTTTTTAGGATTGGCATTATTTAGCTGTAATAAAAAAGAAACAGCATTTTCAGACCCTTTACTTACCAATCGCGATACGACTGTTAATCCAGCAGATGATTTCTTTACGTATGCAAATGGCGGCTGGTTCAAAAAAAATCCAATTCCCGGCACCGAAAGCAGTAATGGTATCATGAAAATTGTCATGGATACCATTAACAAGCAAATCAAAAACATTTGCGAAAAATCAGCAGAAGAAAACGCTCCTAAAGGAAGCAACAAACAAAAAATTGGTGATTTTTATGCTACAGGTATGGATACTCTTGCAATTGAAAAAGCAGGTTTAACTCCTTTAAACGCCGAATTCCAAAAGATTAATGACATAAAAGATGTTCCCGAACTGGTAAATGTAATTGCACATTTGCAGACAATTGGCGCCAATCCGGCATTTTCATTTTATGTTTCCCAAGATGATAAAATAAGCAGTAAATATGCATTGTTCTTCAATCAGGGCGGACTTGGGATGAAACAAAGAGATTATTATCTTGATAATGATAAGCGTAATGTTGCCATCCGTGCAGAATATCTGAAACATCTTAAAGCTATGATGCAATTTACAGGCGAAGAGGATGCTGCGGCTTCAAAAAATGCCGATGTAATTATGAAGCTTGAAACGGAATTGGCAAAATCTTCAAGAAAATTGGAAGATTTGAGAGATCCTTTGAAAAACTATAATAAACTTAGCGTTGATAAATTCAATACCTTAACTTCTAATATTGACTGGAAAAAAGTCCTGCCAGTTTTAGGTATTGCAAAAGCGGATTCTGTTATCGTGGGTCAGCCTGAGTTTTTTAAAGCTCTTAATGAAACTTTAAAAACATATAGTATAAACGACTGGAAAACCTATCTAAAATGGAATTTGATAAATGCATATGCTGAATATCTTCCTAAAAAATTCGAAAAACAGGATTTTAAATTTTTCCGTACCGTTTTAATGGGCGTAACAGCTCAAAAACCACGCTGGGAAAGGATAGTTTCGCACACAGATGATTACTTAGGCGATTTAATTGGTCAAGTATATGTTGCCGAATATATGCCAAAAGGGGTAAAAGAAAAACTGCAGGAAGTAGGAAACAATATTCGTGATGTATTTGCAGACCACATTAAAAAGCTGGACTGGATGAGCGAACCTACCAAGAAAAAAGCATTATACAAGTTGAGTAAAATTGTAATGAAGCTGGGATATCCTGATAAATGGAAAGACATGAGCCAGCTTTCGATTGACAGAACTTCGTTTTGTGGTAATGTTTTAAAAGCGAATAACTGGGCTTACAAACATATGATTAATAAATACGGAAAACCTGTTGATAAAAACGAATGGGGAATGCAGCCTCATACTTATAATGCATATTATAGTCCGAGTAACAACGAAATTGTGATTCCCGCTTGTAATATAATAGTTCCAGGATATGAAGGACGTATGCCGGATGATGCTATTATATATGGTATAATTGGAGGTTCGTTTTTTGGACATGAAATCACACACGGCTTTGACGATCAAGGAAGTCAGTACGACGAAAAAGGAAATTTAAATAATTGGTGGACAGCAGAAGATTTGAAAAAGTTTAAAGCCAAAACAAAATTAATTGTTTCTCAATATAGTAAGTATTCTATTTCAGGTAAAAATGTAAACGGCGATGCTACCCAAGGTGAAAACATTGCTGATTTAGGTGGAGTAGTAATGGGATACGAAGCTTTTCAGAAAACAAAACAGTTTAAAGAAAATGAAAAAATAAACGGATTAACTCCAGATCAGCGTTATTTTCTAGCATATGCTTATTCGTGGATGATTAACCGACGTGACGAAGCGAAAATTAATCAAATCATGACTGATGTTCATGCTCCAGAACAATTTAGAGTTAACGGACCCATGAGCAATATTCCGCAGTTCTATAAAGCATTTAACGTAAAAGAAAACAATAAAATTTATTTGCCTGATAGCCTTAGAGTGTCAATCTGGTAG
- a CDS encoding AraC family transcriptional regulator codes for MKTIAPALEVITNSYGSSFTYTKHAEKTNSKAHLWHYHPEIELVYINGGAGKRQIGSHVSYYTNGSLILIGSNLPHCGFTNEQTGNINETVIHIKPEFLGNGFFDVPEMRKIQNILSQAKGGIAFGGDTKKRIGDKIEMMETQQPFERLLTLLSILDELDSSEEYTMLNADGFTMELQTQDNDRMNVVFNYVKDNFQQSIAIDEVSNLVSMTTPSFCRYFKKISNKTFTEFVNEYRLVHASKLLAEKPMSINEVCYESGFNNFSHFSKSFKQYTGKSASQYRLEHKIIIQ; via the coding sequence ATGAAAACAATTGCCCCAGCTCTTGAAGTGATAACTAACTCATACGGAAGTTCTTTTACCTACACCAAACACGCCGAAAAGACCAATAGTAAAGCTCATTTATGGCATTATCATCCAGAGATTGAGTTGGTGTATATAAATGGCGGGGCAGGAAAAAGACAAATAGGAAGCCACGTTTCCTATTATACAAATGGTAGTTTGATTCTGATAGGCTCTAATTTACCGCACTGCGGTTTTACAAATGAACAAACGGGAAATATAAATGAAACCGTTATTCACATTAAACCTGAATTTTTAGGAAATGGTTTTTTTGATGTTCCTGAAATGAGAAAGATTCAAAATATTTTGAGTCAGGCCAAAGGCGGAATTGCTTTTGGAGGAGATACAAAAAAAAGAATAGGAGATAAGATTGAAATGATGGAAACCCAGCAGCCATTTGAGCGCCTGCTGACACTTTTAAGTATTTTAGATGAATTAGATTCTTCTGAAGAATACACCATGCTCAATGCCGATGGTTTTACGATGGAACTTCAAACACAGGATAACGACCGTATGAATGTAGTCTTTAATTATGTAAAAGATAATTTTCAGCAGTCTATTGCCATCGATGAGGTTTCAAATTTGGTAAGCATGACCACGCCATCATTTTGTCGTTATTTTAAAAAGATTTCCAATAAAACCTTTACTGAGTTTGTAAACGAATACCGTTTGGTGCACGCTTCAAAACTTCTGGCCGAGAAACCAATGAGTATTAACGAAGTTTGTTATGAAAGCGGATTTAATAATTTCAGCCACTTTAGTAAATCTTTCAAGCAATATACAGGTAAAAGTGCTTCGCAGTACCGCCTTGAACATAAGATAATTATTCAATAG
- a CDS encoding T9SS type A sorting domain-containing protein, which produces MKTILKLSLVAAVLLTTVSTYAIDGGNAFNLHVLKNDGKKITFAMNQVQKANISIYDQYGSLIYSEIASGKEGILRTFSLEEFPAGTYFLEIQDNSKKSRHEITITDESTVLSAKAL; this is translated from the coding sequence ATGAAAACGATTTTAAAATTAAGTTTAGTAGCAGCAGTACTTTTAACAACTGTAAGTACATATGCAATTGATGGTGGTAATGCTTTTAATTTACACGTATTAAAGAATGACGGAAAAAAAATAACGTTTGCAATGAACCAAGTTCAAAAAGCAAATATTAGTATATATGACCAATACGGAAGCTTAATCTATTCTGAAATTGCTTCTGGTAAAGAAGGTATTTTAAGAACTTTCAGTTTAGAAGAATTTCCAGCTGGAACTTACTTTTTAGAAATTCAAGATAATTCTAAAAAATCAAGACACGAAATCACCATTACTGACGAGAGCACTGTTTTATCTGCAAAAGCTCTTTAA